In the Brassica napus cultivar Da-Ae chromosome A7, Da-Ae, whole genome shotgun sequence genome, one interval contains:
- the LOC106356063 gene encoding YTH domain-containing protein ECT2-like isoform X1: MVKNLKVDPLAKAVSASTTSMKSRQSEPYYGTLETYQGLPCPYGGYYGFYYPSLDGSVGEAKDNGYYSYGTEAQYPVMQGENGSLVYMMPGFQSYDVSSTYMPISPACVSSQALHSPMYAAQGYYQNQYGYGDVSSPTYLWEDKYAYGVASSNQPLKQKISSSSSYNHSNYYSKSKTSFTSQGMGARPKKSGALNRDETEKAKARNKDNVNSTEGECESCVGSVIKRDQYNLPSFETKYEEAMFFVIKSYSEDDIHKSIKYSVWSSTLNGNKKLDSAYQESLKKVSEKGGTCPVFLFFSVNASGQFCGVAEMTGRVDYEKSMDFWQQDKWTGYFPVKWHIIKDVPNPQLRHVILENNENKPVTNSRDTQEVRLPQGSEVLNIFKNYAAKTSILDDFDFYENREKVMVQKKLRFPPAQIKKKEEEEEELVADLQTMEISKSEKLT; this comes from the exons ATGGTGAAGAACCTTAAAGTGGATCCTCTTGCTAAGGCGGTCTCTGCCTCCACCACATCCATG AAGAGCCGCCAGTCAGAGCCATATTATGGTACCCTTGAGACATATCAAGGCCTCCCTTGTCCTTATGGTGGCTACTATGGATTCTACTATCCAAGTCTTGATGGTTCAGTTGGAGAAGCAAAGGATAATGGATATTATAGTTATGGAACAGAAGCTCAATACCCa GTTATGCAAGGTGAAAATGGATCTTTGGTCTACATGATGCCAGGGTTTCAATCTTATGATGTTAGTTCCACTTATATGCCTATAAGCCCGGCTTGTGTGTCAAGTCAGGCCCTTCACTCACCAATGTATGCAGCTCAAGGGTATTATCAAAACCAATATGGTTATGGAGATGTTTCATCGCCAACCTATTTATGGGAAGACAAGTATGCATACGGTGTTGCTTCAAGTAACCAACCTTTGAAACAGAAGATATCTTCTTCCTCAAGTTATAACCATAGCAACTATTACTCAAAGAGCAAGACATCTTTCACAAGTCAAGGCATGGGAGCTCGGCCTAAGAAGTCTGGAGCTTTAAATAGAGATGAAACAGAGAAGGCTAAAGCGAGGAACAAAGATAATGTTAATAGTACTGAAGGAGAATGTGAGTCATGTGTAGGTTCTGTGATCAAAAGAGATCAATACAACCTCCCTAGCTTTGAGACCAagtatgaagaagcaatgttcTTTGTGATAAAATCTTATAGCGAAGACGACATTCACAAGAGCATCAAGTACAGTGTTTGGTCTAGTACTCTCAATGGGAACAAGAAGCTAGACAGTGCGTATCAAGAATCTCTAAAGAAGGTTTCAGAGAAAGGTGGAACGTGCCCTGTCTTCCTTTTCTTCTCG GTGAATGCAAGTGGCCAGTTTTGCGGTGTAGCTGAGATGACTGGGAGAGTAGATTATGAGAAGAGCATGGACTTTTGGCAGCAAGATAAGTGGACTGGCTATTTTCCGGTCAAGTGGCACATAATCAAAGATGTTCCAAATCCGCAATTAAGGCATGTAATACTGGAGAACAATGAGAACAAGCCTGTAACGAATAGCCGAGACACACAAGAG GTGAGGTTGCCACAAGGGAGTGAAGTGTTAAACATATTCAAGAACTATGCAGCAAAGACATCTATATTAGATGATTTCGACTTTTATGAAAATAGAGAGAAGGTTATGGTTCAGAAGAAGCTAAGGTTCCCTCCAGCTCAGATAAAG aagaaagaagaagaagaagaagaattggtTGCTGATCTCCAAACAATGGAGATATCAAAGAGCGAGAAACTTACATGA
- the LOC106356063 gene encoding YTH domain-containing protein ECT2-like isoform X2, translating into MVKNLKVDPLAKAVSASTTSMSRQSEPYYGTLETYQGLPCPYGGYYGFYYPSLDGSVGEAKDNGYYSYGTEAQYPVMQGENGSLVYMMPGFQSYDVSSTYMPISPACVSSQALHSPMYAAQGYYQNQYGYGDVSSPTYLWEDKYAYGVASSNQPLKQKISSSSSYNHSNYYSKSKTSFTSQGMGARPKKSGALNRDETEKAKARNKDNVNSTEGECESCVGSVIKRDQYNLPSFETKYEEAMFFVIKSYSEDDIHKSIKYSVWSSTLNGNKKLDSAYQESLKKVSEKGGTCPVFLFFSVNASGQFCGVAEMTGRVDYEKSMDFWQQDKWTGYFPVKWHIIKDVPNPQLRHVILENNENKPVTNSRDTQEVRLPQGSEVLNIFKNYAAKTSILDDFDFYENREKVMVQKKLRFPPAQIKKKEEEEEELVADLQTMEISKSEKLT; encoded by the exons ATGGTGAAGAACCTTAAAGTGGATCCTCTTGCTAAGGCGGTCTCTGCCTCCACCACATCCATG AGCCGCCAGTCAGAGCCATATTATGGTACCCTTGAGACATATCAAGGCCTCCCTTGTCCTTATGGTGGCTACTATGGATTCTACTATCCAAGTCTTGATGGTTCAGTTGGAGAAGCAAAGGATAATGGATATTATAGTTATGGAACAGAAGCTCAATACCCa GTTATGCAAGGTGAAAATGGATCTTTGGTCTACATGATGCCAGGGTTTCAATCTTATGATGTTAGTTCCACTTATATGCCTATAAGCCCGGCTTGTGTGTCAAGTCAGGCCCTTCACTCACCAATGTATGCAGCTCAAGGGTATTATCAAAACCAATATGGTTATGGAGATGTTTCATCGCCAACCTATTTATGGGAAGACAAGTATGCATACGGTGTTGCTTCAAGTAACCAACCTTTGAAACAGAAGATATCTTCTTCCTCAAGTTATAACCATAGCAACTATTACTCAAAGAGCAAGACATCTTTCACAAGTCAAGGCATGGGAGCTCGGCCTAAGAAGTCTGGAGCTTTAAATAGAGATGAAACAGAGAAGGCTAAAGCGAGGAACAAAGATAATGTTAATAGTACTGAAGGAGAATGTGAGTCATGTGTAGGTTCTGTGATCAAAAGAGATCAATACAACCTCCCTAGCTTTGAGACCAagtatgaagaagcaatgttcTTTGTGATAAAATCTTATAGCGAAGACGACATTCACAAGAGCATCAAGTACAGTGTTTGGTCTAGTACTCTCAATGGGAACAAGAAGCTAGACAGTGCGTATCAAGAATCTCTAAAGAAGGTTTCAGAGAAAGGTGGAACGTGCCCTGTCTTCCTTTTCTTCTCG GTGAATGCAAGTGGCCAGTTTTGCGGTGTAGCTGAGATGACTGGGAGAGTAGATTATGAGAAGAGCATGGACTTTTGGCAGCAAGATAAGTGGACTGGCTATTTTCCGGTCAAGTGGCACATAATCAAAGATGTTCCAAATCCGCAATTAAGGCATGTAATACTGGAGAACAATGAGAACAAGCCTGTAACGAATAGCCGAGACACACAAGAG GTGAGGTTGCCACAAGGGAGTGAAGTGTTAAACATATTCAAGAACTATGCAGCAAAGACATCTATATTAGATGATTTCGACTTTTATGAAAATAGAGAGAAGGTTATGGTTCAGAAGAAGCTAAGGTTCCCTCCAGCTCAGATAAAG aagaaagaagaagaagaagaagaattggtTGCTGATCTCCAAACAATGGAGATATCAAAGAGCGAGAAACTTACATGA
- the LOC106442287 gene encoding uncharacterized protein LOC106442287, which yields MLQLSIIWLLLSKAPSLWVDWHWNIHLNGQSFWSINPSETDSWAWRKLLDLRPLAIQFCRTKLGNGNSTSFWFDPWTPLGQLITYIGQSGPRALRVRMNAAVVDATAGSGWTLPHPRSQREVNLHAYLSTINLPLSADVDDIYEWIAGDSPLCVFRSSTTWEVLRPRQAIKPWVDVVWFKGAIPKLSFTMWIANYDRLPTRARLAAWGMAISPLCPFCSNYEESRDHLLLRCVYSKEVWGGVFARCLPPSNTFTDWAELLSWIRGAPPKLTLLRKLATQSTVYHLWKQRNNLIHNQTSVPAATVFHAIDKEIRNIISARRHRKHFDTLMILWLR from the coding sequence atgttgCAACTATCTATCATTTGGCTACTTCTGTCAAAGGCTCCTTCGCTCTGGGTGGACTGGCACTGGAACATTCACCTGAACGGGCAATCTTTTTGGTCAATAAACCCATCAGAAACTGACTCGTGGGCCTGGAGAAAACTGTTAGACTTGCGGCCGTTGGCGATCCAGTTCTGTCGAACTAAGTTAGGAAATGGAAATTCTACCAGCTTCTGGTTCGACCCATGGACGCCACTTGGTCAGTTAATTACATACATCGGTCAGTCTGGTCCAAGAGCACTAAGAGTCCGAATGAACGCTGCTGTCGTTGATGCAACTGCTGGATCGGGTTGGACTCTTCCTCATCCTAGATCGCAGAGGGAAGTGAACTTACATGCCTATCTCTCTACTATAAATCTCCCATTATCTGCTGATGTTGATGACATATATGAATGGATTGCTGGTGACTCCCCCTTATGTGTTTTCAGGTCCTCCACAACATGGGAAGTGCTTAGGCCGAGACAAGCGATAAAACCATGGGTTGACGTGGTCTGGTTCAAAGGCGCCATACCGAAGCTGAGCTTTACCATGTGGATTGCAAATTATGATAGACTACCGACGAGGGCAAGACTGGCAGCGTGGGGAATGGCGATCTCGCCTCTATGCCCTTTTTGCTCCAATTATGAAGAATCACGAGATCATCTGCTTCTTCGATGCGTGTACAGCAAAGAAGTGTGGGGAGGGGTGTTCGCAAGATGCCTTCCACCGTCAAACACGTTTACAGACTGGGCAGAGCTGCTATCTTGGATTAGAGGAGCGCCACCAAAACTCACTCTTCTTAGGAAACTGGCGACTCAATCCACTGTCTATCACTTATGGAAGCAGAGGAATAATCTGATCCATAACCAGACATCAGTCCCTGCTGCAACTGTCTTCCATGCTATTGACAAAGAGATTCGAAACATCATCTCGGCAAGGAGGCACAGAAAGCACTTCGACACACTAATGATTTTGTGGTTGAGATAA
- the LOC106354776 gene encoding nuclear-pore anchor: MPLFMPDDELARLSSEAASVVAERADEYIRKLYAELDSVRAKADAASITAEQTCSLLEQKYLSLSRDFASLESQDAQLQSDLVGRLAELAQSQAEKHQLHLQSIEKDGELERMTMEMSELHKSKRQLMELLEQKDAEISEKNSNIKSYLDKIVKLTDANSEKESRYAEAGAELARSQAMCSRLSQEKELMERHTKWLDEELTAKVDSYAELRRRHSDLEAEMSARLVDVEKNYNESSSSLNWHKERLRELETKITSLQEELSSCKDAAATMEEQYNAELSTANKLVELYKESSEEWSRKAGELEGVVKALEARLIQVESGYKDSLEKEMSTNQQLEKENEDLKQKLEKLEAEIEKTRKTNELTLLPFSSFTRGADDSGTSNMIEESHAIISKVPAGVSGTALAASLLRDGWSLAKIYEKYQEAVDAMRHEQLGRKEAELILQRVLSELEEKAEFIQEERGEHERLVEAYSLVNQKLQDSVSEQSNMEKYIMELKADLRRREREHILSQKDISDLQKQVTILLKECRDVQLRCGAARDDEEDDAQLSDVEMEMESEADKIISEHLLKFKDINGLVEQNVKLRNLVRSLSEQIESREMELKEMFETELKKKTDEASSKVAIVLKRAEEQGQMIESLHTSVAMYKRLYEEEQKRYSSNSRSSDLPPVPGRNNFLHLLEDSQEATKRAQEKTFERIRSLEEDLAKARSEIIAIRSERDKLAMEANFVREKLEGIMKESERKREEMNGVLARNIEFSQLIIDHQRKLRESSESLHAAEDISRKLSMEVSVLKQEKEVLSNAEKRASDEVSTLSQRVYRLQATLDTIQSTEEVREEARAAERRKQEEHIKQLEKEWAEAKKELQEERSNSRNSTSDRNQTLNNAVMQVEEMGKELANALKAVSAAESRASVAEARLSDLEKKIRSSDPKGLDMDSGGVVSLSDNEMSVELRTAKEEMEKLRGDVESSKSHMLQYKSIAQVNEIALKQMESAHENFRLEAEKRQESLEAELVSLRERVSELENDCLQKSEQITNAAAGKEDALVSASAEIASLREESLVKSSQIEAMNIQMSTMKDDLEKEHEKWRVAQRNYERQVILQSETIQELTKTSQALASLQEEASELRKLADSRGAEISELNSKWSEEKCMLEQQKNQAEKMYHELNEQNKLLHSRLEAMHLRSAEKDSRSGNLSSGNTDSDQLGDSGLQSVVNYLRRTKEIAETEISLMRQEKLRLQSQLESALKMAESARGSLNAERASTRASLLTEDEIKSLQLQVSEVNLLRESNMQLREENKHNFEECQRLREVAQKAKTDSENSENLLKQKQTELDLCISEMERLRKESDLEKKRVDELRETYKNIDVADYNRLKVEVRQLEEKLKAKDNHIEGFKKLLLEKQNKISQLEKDLTNCKNDLSEREKDLTRCKAELSEKEKTLDSSQQAQATMESDSEKLKAEITRVKRSYTFMKKKLEKERDDLNSDNQSLSKQLEEAKEAGKRTTTDATVEQAVKERDEKEQKIQILDKYLHSLKDDLKKKDDELTKEKTERKSVEKVLEDSLANIKKEKTKVDEELVKLERYQTALANLSEELDKLKQADGNLPEGTSAVQVLSGSVLNDQAAAYVSAVDSFERVARTFVLNSQGSTKSTDMVTEASPATVEPSATARASSSKAPVATTQQQLKVKRLTLQKPNAELRRGRIIRPQLGKPEEPPQVDTEMPEAEGAGGEGKQPSSNVTESQGTTVVPPVQTHVRKRQADSLASEPPQATQGEASTEIVPPAFKKAKGSETEPDTAEGENLSKEPDMDETMDATAAEDDNEETEAEAADEETVEAQQENEAEEGQDKADEPVEENPTKTETIPTEEEFKDQTEQENQDLADAEFDKEEGELDLDTLEDLEEPTDVATTPMQSPIRMETTMEEAETTIEPPQEDVKNDEGGDVAVEEASDKPDNGNNQQVAETDLKPETASASATPPTSSTPETEDTKRNRSQVAETTVATTVSAATTPAPAGASETPETSEETKRAASPSRTINIADKAKEKAAIRQAGVAALGGTRTPSPANRAPSPPAPRGRGRIVNTRGGGRVNSRGGRTTRGGRGPPPSQP, encoded by the exons ATGCCCTTGTTTATGCCCGACGACGAGCTCGCGCGGCTATCCAGCGAAGCCGCGTCGGTGGTCGCCGAGCGAGCCGACGAGTACATCCGCAAGCTCTACGCCGAGCTGGACAGTGTCCGCGCCAAGGCCGACGCCGCTTCCATCACGGCGGAGCAGACGTGCTCGCTTCTCGAGCAGAAGTACCTCTCGCTCTCTCGCGATTTCGCGTCGCTTGAATCTCAGGACGCGCAGCTTCAGTCCGATCTCGTTGGTAGATTGGCTGAGCTCGCGCAGTCTCAGGCGGAGAAGCACCAGCTTCATTTGCAATCG ATTGAGAAGGATGGAGAGTTAGAGAGGATGACGATGGAGATGTCTGAGCTTCACAAGTCCAAGAGGCAGCTCATGGAGTTGCTGGAGCAGAAGGATGCTGAGATTAGCGAGAAGAATTCGAATATAAAGAGTTATCTGGATAAAATC GTTAAGCTCACTGACGCCAATTCGGAGAAGGAGTCTAGATATGCTGAAGCAGGAGCAGAGTTGGCGCGTTCGCAAGCTATGTGCAGTCGTCTATCTCAGGAGAAAGAGCTCATGGAGAGGCATACGAAATGGCTTGATGAGGAGTTAACAGCCAAAGTTGATAGTTATGCTGAACTCCGCAGGAGGCATTCTGATCTTGAGGCTGAAATGTCTGCGAGGCTTGTCGAT GTTGAGAAAAATTACAATGAGAGCTCTAGTTCGTTGAATTGGCATAAGGAAAGACTGAGAGAGCTCGAAACTAAGATTACTTCATTACAAGAG GAGCTCAGCTCGTGCAAAGATGCAGCAGCGACCATGGAAGAGCAATACAATGCTGAACTTTCTACT GCGAACAAGCTTGTTGAGCTGTACAAGGAAAGTTCGGAGGAGTGGTCCAGAAAGGCGGGTGAACTTGAGGGTGTCGTTAAGGCCTTAGAG GCACGCTTGATCCAAGTCGAGAGTGGGTACAAAGATAGTCTTGAGAAAGAAATGTCTACAAACCAGCAGCTAGAGAAG GAGAACGAAGACCTTAAACAAAAACTTGAGAAGCTTGAAGCAGAAATTGAGAAAACTAGGAAAACAAATGAGCTAACGCTTTTACCTTTCAGCAGTTTCACAAG AGGGGCAGACGATTCAGGGACCAGCAACATGATAGAGGAAAGCCATGCAATAATTTCTAAGGTTCCTGCTGGTGTGTCAGGAACGGCGCTGGCAGCTTCACTCTTACGTGATGGGTGGAGT TTGGCCAAAATTTATGAGAAGTATCAAGAGGCTGTTGATGCAATGAGACATGAGCAATTAGGTCGAAAGGAAGCTGAGTTGATACTACAACGG GTTTTATCGGAATTAGAAGAGAAAGCTGAGTTTATCCAAGAGGAAAGAG GTGAGCATGAGCGTTTGGTTGAAGCTTATTCACTAGTCAATCAAAAACTTCAGGATTCTGTATCTGAACAATCAAATATGGAGAAGTACATCATGGAGCTAAAG gCTGACTTGAGGAGACGGGAACGTGAACATATTCTATCTCAGAAAGATATATCCGACTTACAGAAGCAG GTAACGATACTACTGAAGGAGTGCCGTGATGTCCAACTCCGCTGTGGTGCTGCCagggatgatgaagaagatgatgctcAGCTTTCTGATGTTGAGATGGAAATGGAATCTGAAGCTGATAAAATTATTTCAGAGCATCTT TTGAAGTTTAAAGATATAAATGGACTAGTTGAGCAGAATGTTAAGCTCCGAAACCTTGTTCGTAGTCTCTCAGAGCAGATTGAAAGTAGGGAAATGGAGCTGAAG GAAATGTTTGAGACAGAGCTGAAGAAAAAGACTGATGAAGCTTCTTCGAAAGTAGCCATCGTGCTCAAAAGAGCTGAAGAGCAGGGTCAAATGATTGAATCACTCCACACATCT GTTGCAATGTATAAACGACTATATGAAGAGGAACAGAAACGTTATTCATCTAATTCTCGTTCTTCAGATTTGCCTCCAG TGCCAGGAAGGAATAACTTTTTACATCTGCTTGAAGATTCACAG GAAGCTACGAAAAGAGCCCAAGAAAAAACTTTCGAACGCATCCGAAGTCTGGAAGAAGATTTAGCGAAGGCTAGGAGTGAGATAATAGCGATAAGGTCTGAACGGGATAAGTTGGCCATGGAGGCAAATTTTGTTAGGGAAAAACTAGAAGGCATCATGAAAGAATCTGAACGCAAG AGAGAAGAAATGAACGGTGTTTTGGCAAGAAACATAGAGTTCTCGCAGCTGATCATCGATCACCAAAGGAAGTTACGtgagagttctgagtctctgCATGCAGCGGAAGATATTTCTAGAAAATTATCAATGGAG GTTTCGGTtctaaaacaagaaaaagaagtgTTATCCAATGCTGAAAAACGAGCTTCTGATGAAGTTTCTACTCTATCTCAGAGAGTTTATCGTCTTCAG GCTACCTTGGATACTATACAGAGTACAGAGGAAGTTCGTGAG GAAGCAAGAGCTGCTGAGAGAAGGAAACAAGAGGAGCATATCAAGCAACTTGAG AAAGAATGGGCTGAAGCTAAAAAAGAATTGCAAGAAGAAAGGAGCAATTCGCGAAATAGCACTTCGGACCGCAATCAAACTTTGAACAATGCTGTTATGCAGGTCGAAGAAATGGGAAAAGAATTGGCTAATGCCTTGAAGGCTGTCTCGGCAGCAGAATCAAGGGCTTCTGTGGCTGAG GCTAGACTTTCTGATTTGGAGAAGAAGATAAGGTCTTCAGATCCTAAG GGCCTTGATATGGACAGTGGTGGAGTCGTCTCTCTTTCTGATAACGAG ATGTCCGTAGAACTGCGTACTGCAAAGGAAGAAATGGAAAAGTTGAGGGGAGATGTAGAGTCTAGCAAAAGCCACATGCTTCAG TACAAGAGTATAGCCCAGGTGAACGAAATTGCTTTAAAGCAAATGGAATCTGCCCATGAGAACTTCAGACTTGAG GCTGAAAAGAGACAGGAATCGTTGGAAGCAGAGCTTGTTTCTCTTAGGGAAAGGGTGTCAGAACTTGAAAACGACTGTCTACAAAAATCTGAGCAGATAACCAATGCTGCTGCAGGAAAAGAAGATGCTCTTGTATCAGCATCAGCTGAAATTGCGAGTCTGAGAGAAGAAAGCTTAGTTAAAAG TTCCCAAATCGAAGCAATGAATATCCAAATGTCCACTATGAAGGATGACTTGGAGAAGGAACATGAGAAATGGCGTGTTGCTCAGAGGAATTATGAAAGACAG GTTATTCTGCAGTCTGAAACTATTCAAGAGCTGACGAAAACATCGCAGGCTTTGGCTTCCCTTCAAGAGGAGGCATCTGAACTACGTAAATTGGCTGATTCAAGGGGAGCGGAAATT TCCGAGCTTAACTCCAAGTGGAGTGAAGAGAAATGTATGCTAGAGCAGCAAAAGAATCAAGCGGAGAAGATGTATCATGAACTTAATGAACAG AACAAATTACTCCATAGCCGACTTGAGGCTATGCATCTTCGCTCGGCTGAGAAAGATAGCCGTTCTGGAAACCTATCATCTGGAAACACTGACTCGGATCAACTTGGAGATTCTGGTTTGCAAAGTGTAGTCAATTATTTGCGCAGAACAAAGGAAATA GCTGAAACAGAAATATCACTTATGAGACAGGAAAAGTTACGGTTGCAATCGCAA CTTGAGAGTGCCTTGAAGATGGCAGAATCTGCCCGGGGTTCACTTAATGCTGAGCGTGCCAGTACAAGGGCCTCATTATTGACTGAGGATGAAATCAAATCTCTCCAGCTCCAG GTTAGTGAGGTGAATTTGCTCCGTGAAAGCAACATGCAACTCAGGGAAGAAAACAAACACAACTTTGAGGAGTGCCAG AGATTGCGGGAGGTAGCTCAAAAGGCTAAGACGGATTCCGAAAACTCGGAAAATCTGTTGAAGCAAAAGCAAACCGAGTTAGACTTGTGTATAAGCGAGATGGAAAGGCTAAGGAAGGAGTCTGATCTTGAAAAAAAGAGGGTGGATGAG TTGAGAGAGACTTATAAAAACATTGATGTTGCTGACTACAATCGCCTCAAAGTTGAAGTGCGGCAACTCGAG GAGAAACTGAAAGCGAAAGATAATCATATTGAAGGTTTCAAGAAGCTTCTGTTAGAGAAGCAGAATAAGATATCGCAACTAGAGAAGGATCTAACAAACTGTAAAAACGATTTGAGTGAGAGGGAGAAGGATCTAACAAGATGCAAAGCCGAACTGAGTGAGAAAGAGAAAACGTTAGACTCTTCTCAGCAAGCACAG GCGACTATGGAGTCAGACTCTGAGAAGCTGAAAGCAGAGATCACAAGGGTCAAGAGATCTTATACCTTCATGAAGAAAAAGCTCGAAAAAGAAAGGGACGATTTGAACAGTGATAATCAGTCACTCTCTAAACAGTTAGAAGAAGCCAAAGAGG CTGGAAAGAGAACAACAACTGATGCTACGGTGGAGCAGGCCGTTAAGGAGAGAgatgaaaaagaacaaaaaattcAG ATATTGGATAAATATCTTCATTCACTGAAAGATGacctgaagaagaaggatgacGAATTAACAAAAGAGAAAACAGAACGCAAGTCTGTTGAGAAGGTACTTGAAGACTCCTTGGCCAACATTAAAAAG GAGAAAACAAAAGTGGATGAAGAGCTTGTTAAGCTCGAGAGGTATCAGACGGCATTGGCTAATCTCTCTGAAGAATTGGACAAATTGAAGCAAGCGGATGGAAATCTTCCAGAG GGTACTTCAGCTGTCCAGGTTCTCTCTGGAAGCGTATTGAATGACCAAGCCGCTGCCTATGTATCAGCTGTTGACTCTTTTGAGCGCGTGGCTCGTACTTTTGTCCTCAATTCTCAAGGCAGCACCAAATCTACCGATATGGTTACTGAAGCTTCCCCTGCTACAGTTGAGCCTTCAGCCACTGCCAGAGCTTCTTCGTCAAAAGCACCGGTGGCGACTACGCAGCAGCAACTCAAAGTGAAGAGATTGACTTTGCAGAAACCAAACGCTGAACTCCGCAGAGGGAGGATTATTCGTCCCCAGCTTGGCAAACCAGAGGAACCTCCGCAAGTTGATACTGAGATGCCAGAAGCTGAAGGAGCTGGTGGTGAAGGAAAACAGCCTTCCTCCAATGTCACTGAGAGTCAAGGAACCACCGTTGTGCCGCCTGTTCAGACACATGTCCGTAAACGCCAGGCCGATTCGTTGGCTTCTGAGCCACCGCAAGCGACTCAAGGGGAAGCTAGTACCGAGATTGTACCACCTGCATTTAAGAAGGCAAAAGGATCTGAGACGGAACCTGATACTGCCGAAGGTGAAAACCTCTCCAAAGAGCCAGACATGGATGAAACCATGGATGCTACAGCCGCCGAGGATGACAATGAAGAAACAGAAGCAGAGGCTGCAGATGAGGAAACTGTGGAAGCACAACAagaaaatgaagctgaagaaggGCAGGATAAAGCTGATGAACCAGTGGAAGAAAACCCAACCAAGACAGAAACCATCCCTaccgaagaagagttcaagGATCAGACCGAACAAGAGAATCAAGATCTGGCAGATGCGGAATTTGATAAAGAAGAAGGCGAGCTCGATCTAGATACACTGGAAGATCTCGAAGAGCCTACGGATGTAGCTACTACACCCATGCAGTCACCTATTAGGATGGAGACAACAATGGAGGAAGCTGAAACAACCATTGAACCACCACAAGAAGATGTTAAGAACGACGAAGGAGGTGATGTAGCTGTTGAAGAAGCCTCTGATAAACCCGACAATGGTAATAATCAACAAGTAGCAGAAACCGATCTCAAGCCAGAGACCGCCTCTGCATCTGCCACTCCACCCACTTCCTCTACTCCAGAAACTGAAGATACGAAAAGAAACCGATCTCAAGTAGCAGAGACCACAGTAGCTACAACTGTCTCTGCAGCTACCACTCCAGCACCTGCAGGTGCGAGCGAAACTCCAGAAACTAGTGAAGAAACGAAAAGAGCAGCGTCGCCAAGTAGGACTATTAATATAGCTGATAAAGCAAAGGAGAAAGCAGCTATAAGACAAGCCGGAGTAGCCGCTTTAGGAGGAACCCGAACTCCCTCACCAGCCAACCGAGCTCCTTCACCACCCGCTCCTAGAGGTCGTGGTCGCATTGTAAACACTCGGGGAGGCGGTCGAGTGAATTCTCGTGGTGGCCGAACCACACGCGGTGGACGTGGACCACCCCCGAGCCAGCCGTGA